One window of Athalia rosae chromosome 4, iyAthRosa1.1, whole genome shotgun sequence genomic DNA carries:
- the LOC105690303 gene encoding putative uncharacterized protein DDB_G0274435, with product MSRPRRPSVSIHDYPEDLNPFKDSPPTLQHSPISVELRSSTKEPKNKFWTFGRSKKKRSNSFSVKSAWSGIFGKRKEPVPEVDQRRTTITTVSTSYQNGHFSRPVPPPRPSRDHQEFEEAFGTFSRRKKYSMENSSNYGSNLTVNGDPARLYNGSPQDTTASILGELTPKPPARRFGQVSPRPKDEIPPLEFEAKDEVQIRRQNDADDDVPGEVPVPTRRLGRKSVPRVSVLEAPEEEDRGSIAASDLSMRDENENLADDFIFRRCSLDAVRRSNLSINSCISTASGMSTLGRKKRRAPQPPQRKESQQNPEDRPVAPVSPVELQITESIDIAKVTEDIQEMTKQSQNIEVAVPSNSPRETRDFKVSETDGEARNVEEESSRENSPAKINGDIATDVNSREIETVIEPSEDPNANREEVETVEIERIVEDKIEIITDIDDSSQSYDDTEDVEIRKNSGGLSRSDSFSVKEQIEQIERQIKELEARNASNNNNNNNNNNNNVATTQESKFYEPSETRLSIQANRRSFFKNMVSNDSNGVKIEIKELPREQKQIEVIKLTDPPVAVEAPQEPVKIVELHITEPIKQVPELVDDINVNPIPKPRRHSSTPAPNILYDDNRERVLNDDSKTRDTRGDSL from the exons ATGTCGCGGCCAAGGAGACCGAGTGTTTCCATCCACGATTATCCGGAGGATTTAAATCCCTTCAAAGACAGCCCCCCGACGCTCCAGCACTCTCCGATCAGCGTAGAACTCAGATCATCTACCAAGGAACCAAAGAATAAATTCTGGACCTTTGGAAGAAGCAAGAAGAAACGGTCCAACAGTTTTTCAGTAAAATCTGCATG gAGCGGTATTTTTGGCAAACGTAAGGAACCGGTTCCGGAAGTGGATCAACGTAGGACAACCATCACCACAG TTTCAACGTCTTATCAAAATGGCCACTTCAGCAGACCGGTACCACCCCCAAGGCCGTCTAGGGATCATCAAGAATTTGAGGAAGCCTTCGGAACGTTCTCGAGGCGGAAAAAATACTCAATGGAAAACTCGTCGAACTATGGTTCTAATTTAACGGTAAACGGTGACCCTGCACGTCTGTATAACGGAAGTCCCCAGGATACGACAGCCTCGATTTTAGGGGAACTTACGCCGAAGCCCCCGGCAAGGAG ATTCGGACAAGTGAGTCCAAGACCGAAGGACGAGATTCCACCTTTAGAATTTGAAGCTAAGGACGAAGTTCAAATTCGACGACAAAACGACGCTGACGACGATGTACCGGGAGAAGTTCCCGTTCCAACCAG GAGACTCGGACGAAAGTCGGTACCTCGTGTAAGCGTTCTGGAGGCCCCTGAGGAGGAAGACCGAGGATCGATAGCTGCCTCAGATTTATCGATGAgggacgaaaatgaaaatttggctGACGATTTCATATTCAGAAGATGCAGTCTGGATGCTGTACGGAGATCAAATCTATCGATAAACAGTTGCATATCAACAGCTAGTGGTATGAGCACTTTgggtagaaaaaaacgacgagcTCCGCAACCCCCACAGCGTAAAGAATCCCAGCAAAATCCCGAG GATAGACCTGTTGCTCCAGTGTCCCCGGTGGAATTACAGATTACGGAATCAATCGATATCGCTAAAGTTACCGAAGATATTCAAGAAATGACGAAACAAAGTCAAAACATCGAAGTGGCTGTCCCTTCGAATTCGCCTCGTGAGACACGTGATTTTAAAGTATCGGAAACCGATGGAGAAGCTAGAAATGTGGAGGAGGAAAGTTCCAGGGAAAATTCACCGGCGAAAATAAATGGAGATATAGCAACGGACGTAAATTCGAGGGAGATTGAAACAGTGATAGAGCCTAGCGAAGATCCAAACGCGAATCGAGAGGAAGTCGAAACCGTAGAGATTGAACGAATCGTAgaagataaaatagaaataataacggACATAGACGATAGTTCACAATCGTACGATGATACGGAAGATGTTGAAATCAGAAAGAACTCCGGAGGGCTATCGAGAAGCGACAGTTTCTCGGTTAAAGAACAAATAGAGCAAATTGAAAGACAAATAAAAGAGTTGGAGGCGAGAAATGcgagtaataacaataataacaacaacaacaataacaataatgttgCCACGACCCAGGAGTCTAAGTTCTATGAACCCTCCGAAACGAGATTATCTATTCAGGCTAATCGTAGGagtttcttcaaaaatatgGTCAGCAACGACTCGAATGGGGTGAAAATCGAGATCAAAGAATTACCGCGGGAACAAAAGCAGATCGAggtaataaaattgaccgatcCACCTGTGGCTGTCGAAGCACCGCAAGAGCCGGTAAAAATCGTTGAACTTCATATAACTGAACCGATTAAACAGGTGCCCGAACTTGTGGACGATATTAACGTGAATCCGATACCTAAACCGAGGAGGCACAGTTCGACGCCAGCcccaaatattttatacgacgATAACAGAGAACGAGTTCTTAACGATGATTCCAAAACCAGAGATACGAGGGGTGATTCTCtgtga
- the LOC105690304 gene encoding HEAT repeat-containing protein 3, giving the protein MGKHKRERRKPHKDNPTGLPSIKDFEKNAEDFDDEDQDGALQRMIEQLGSPNVEDKLSGLQTLESMCTNVELALQAAKEGVARIAGPLLVDDNNLVRAASASALRNIANNGGSEACRLLLENDIMTPLAALLQRHYASWQPKPKEKGKTDDEKETFIQAITLLWTLCENDENAIKYSNEGHLISILIKCLDITSHSLDINVIAAQCMLTLSEDNPLAISELKKFEGPLLSLLKFTTDKESDLSSVTLLKTLAAGLLMNITNTEVDSSIVSCQVALTLAETLSNDHRKLLNTISSSIPVDTNSLTSESEKKLSDIKRYISAQQQALEILANLCSEDQQDASESDLDDSDPAEDDSEFVDDEMSNDKFYTSTLPIELTEVFASQKIVDKIWEKTILPAENVRQILSENPESKDVLKQVHILRCRAFLCLNNLISSLDVDGLGGVDNLYRMWVEIGKVVFKEANPNDIELLESATAAMRAALQKLVEIHADVFSQLKMIDVHVMLNGEQQCSNPNVRVNLVRILGNLALAFTSTDTANGRELVKLLSEFLLNACTTESEVWVIAETLDALMDVYTEDETNELAAQVELVDKLRLIAPILNAKIRQQKKKLGDNFLVVSTVRTNLIRFIKYKGAQLAKLK; this is encoded by the exons ATGGGTAAACATAAACGGGAAAGACGTAAACCCCATAAAGATAATCCCACAGGTCTTCCTAGTATCAAAGATTTCGAAAAGAATGCAGAGGATTTCGACGATGAAGATCAGGACGGAGCGTTGCAACGAATGATCGAACAG ttggGTTCCCCAAACGTGGAAGATAAATTATCTGGCCTTCAGACATTAGAATCAATGTGTACCAACGTTGAGCTAGCTTTGCAAGCAGCCAAAGAAGGAGTGGCGAGAATAGCTGGACCTCTGCTGGTAGACGATAACAATTTAGTACGTGCAGCTAGTGCTAGTGCTCTGCGTAATATTGCCAACAATGGAGGTTCAGAAGCATGTAGATTGCTGCTAGAAAACGACATCATGACTCCCTTGGCTGCCTTGTTACAAAGA CACTACGCGTCGTGGCAACCTAAGCCtaaagaaaaaggtaaaacaGATGATGAGAAAGAGACCTTTATCCAAGCTATAACTCTGCTCTGGACTTTATGTGAAAATGATGAGAATGCTATAAAGTATTCAAATGAAGGACATCTTATATCGATCCTGATTAAATGTTTAGATATTACTTCTCATAGTTTGGATATCAATGTCATAGCTGCTCAGTGCATGCTAACTTTGTCTGAAGACAATCCTCTGGCAATTAGTgaactaaaaaaatttgaaggacCTCTGCTAAGCTTGCTCAAATTCACAACTGACAAGGAATCTGACTTGTCCAGTGTCACATTACTCAAGACTTTAGCTGCTGGTTTACTGATGAATATAACGAACACTGAAGTTGATTCATCAATCGTATCCTGTCAAGTAGCATTGACACTGGCAGAAACTTTGTCGAATGATcacagaaaattattaaataccaTAAGTTCATCCATACCTGTTGACACGAATAGTTTGACCAGtgagtctgaaaaaaaattgagcgacATAAAAAGGTATATAAGCGCACAACAACAGGCTCTCGAAATCCTGGCTAATTTGTGCTCTGAAGATCAGCAAGATGCGTCAGAATCTGATTTGGATGATTCAGACCCAGCTGAAGATGATAGTGAATTTGTCGACGACGAAATGTCTAACGACAAGTTCTACACTTCAACACTACCAATAGAGCTCACAGAGGTTTTTGCAAGCCAAAAAATAGTTGataaaatttgggaaaaaactATCCTACCAGCAGAAAACGTCAGGCAAATATTATCGGAAAACCCTGAGAGTAAAGACGTTTTAAAACAAGTTCATATACTCAGATGCAGAGCATTTCTGTGCCTGAATAACTTGATATCAAGCTTAGACGTAGATGGGCTTGGGGGAGTGGATAATTTGTAtag AATGTgggttgaaattggtaaagtGGTATTTAAAGAGGCGAATCCAAATGATATTGAACTCCTCGAATCAGCAACAGCCGCAATGAGAGCTGCTCTGCAAAAATTAGTCGAAATTCACGCAGACGTTTTCAGCCAACTGAAAATGATCGATGTCCATGTTATGCTCAATGGAGAACAGCAGTGTTCGAATCCTAACGTCAGAGTGAATTTAGTTCGAATTCTAGGTAATCTCGCTCTGGCTTTTACGAGTACAGACACTGCCAATGGACGTGAACTAGTTAAG CTTCTTTCAGAATTTCTACTGAATGCGTGCACTACCGAGTCCGAAGTGTGGGTAATCGCTGAAACTCTAGATGCTTTAATGGATGTTTACACAGAggatgaaacgaacgaattagCTGCTCAGGTAGAATTAGTAGATAAACTTCGGCTGATAGCACCAATTTTGAATGCCAAG ATTCGAcagcagaagaagaaactgGGCGATAATTTCCTTGTCGTGTCGACTGTTAGAACGAATCTTATTAGATTCATCAAATACAAAGGAGCACAGTTGGCAAAACTCAAGTGA